In the genome of Pelodiscus sinensis isolate JC-2024 chromosome 3, ASM4963464v1, whole genome shotgun sequence, one region contains:
- the LOC142827821 gene encoding uncharacterized protein LOC142827821, producing MELAHANPWAGHLGAEKTVQRIIRRFYWPGIFREVQDFCGSCPECQKVRPKGVPKAPLVPLPVVGVPFARVAMDIVGPLDKSKTGHQYILVLLDYATRYPEAIPLRNVHASTLAAELVKIFARVGLPEQILTDQGTNFTSRLMNELCKLLRIERLKTAIYHPQTDGLVERFNRTLKEMLRKFVGQEPRDWDALLPALLFAIREVPQSSTGFSPFELLFGRHPRGILDIIRENWEEQGTRVQGSVQYVLNLREKLHRLGEFAKENLEQAQAKQARYYNQGAQLRVFDPGQRVLVLLPTPGSKLLAKWQGPFEILRRVGDVDYEVKVSGRKNDTRIYHINLLKAWKQREAFWINPVPPDPELGPGDLDGATPPQAFPTGTDLTEAQRNDLEELLRTFGDVLTAEPGQTTLIHHHIETEPRKTVCERVRPVPRRMWETVRGEVQKMLQWGVVEESFSEWRSPIVLVPKPDGSLRFCIDFRKVNAQSRFDAYPMPRVDELLDRLGGARYLSTLDLTRGYWQIPLTPASREKTAFSTPFGLYHFTRMPFGLHGAAATFQRLMDRVLREQGRWAAAYIDDIVVYSQTWGEHLQHVGAVLQALREAGLTANPRKCRFGEKETPPRRGLGRSSRRVKERKNTRWCTSVASSSHGSVATRPLRRRPLR from the exons GAGTGCCCTTCGCGAGGGTCGCCATGGATATAGTCGGCCCGTTGGATAAATCCAAAACCGGGCACCAGTATATTTTGGTGCTATTAGACTATGCAACACGATATCCGGAGGCCATCCCGCTCAGAAACGTGCACGCCAGCACCCTTGCTGCGGAACTCGTGAAGATTTTTGCCCGAGTGGGGCTGCCGGAGCAGATTCTAACCGACCAAGGCACTAACTTCACCTCGAGACTGATGAACGAGTTGTGTAAGTTGTTGCGGATCGAGCGGCTGAAAACGGCCatctaccacccccaaacagaCGGGTTAGTAGAACGTTTTAATCGAACGCTAAAGGAGATGCTAAGGAAGTTTGTAGGGCAGGAGCCCCGGGATTGGGACGCGTTGTTGCCAGCGCTTCTGTTCGCGATACGGGAGGTGCCCCAATCCTCTACAGGATTTTCCCCGTTTGAACTATTGTTCGGCCGACACCCGCGGGGGATACTAGACATTATTCGTGAGAATTGGGAGGAACAGGGGACCCGAGTGCAGGGGTCGGTACAGTATGTCCTGAACCTCCGGGAAAAGCTGCACAGGCTAGGGGAGTTCGCGAAAGAGAACCTGGAGCAAGCCCAAGCCAAGCAAGCCCGGTACTATAACCAGGGAGCTCAGTTGCGGGTGTTCGACCCGGGTCAACGGGTCCTCGTGCTGTTGCCGACCCCCGGCTCGAAGTTGTTGGCCAAGTGGCAAGGGCCCTTCGAGATCCTGAGGCGTGTAGGGGACGTCGATTATGAGGTTAAAGTGTCAGGGAGGAAGAATGACACACGCATTTACCATATTAATCTCTTGAAAGCCTGGAAGCAACGGGAGGCCTTCTGGATCAACCCAGTGCCCCCCGACCCGGAGTTAGGACCCGGGGACCTCGACGGGGCAACCCCGCCCCAGGCCTTCCCCACAGGAACCGACCTAACCGAGGCCCAGAGGAATGACCTGGAGGAGCTGCTACGGACCTTCGGGGATGTCCTGACGGCCGAGCCGGGGCAAACCACCCTCATCCACCACCACATAGAGACGGAACCCCGGAAGACGGTGTGTGAACGAGTACGGCCCGTGCCCCGGCGGATGTGGGAGACGGTGCGAGGGGAGGTGCAGAAGATGCTCCAGTGGGGAGTCGTGGAGGAATCCTTCAGCGAATGGCGCAGCCCTATAGTGCTCGTCCCGAAGCCCGACGGATCACTACGATTCTGCATCGACTTCCGTAAAGTCAATGCGCAGTCGCGCTTCGATGCCTACCCCATGCCACGGGTCGATGAACTGCTAGACCGGCTCGGAGGCGCCCGGTACCTGTCCACTTTGGATTTGACCCGAGGATACTGGCAGATTCCCCTGACGCCGGCCTCCCGAGAGAAGACGGCCTTCTCGACCCCATTTGGGCTTTACCATTTTACACGAATGCCCTTCGGGCTACATGGCGCCGCCGCGACGTTTCAGCGCCTTATGGACCGGGTACTGAGAGAACAGGGAAGATGGGCGGCCGCCTACATCGACGACATCGTCGTGTACAGCCAGACATGGGGCGAACACCTCCAACACGTAGGGGCCGTGCTACAGGCTCTGCGGGAAGCCGGGCTGACGGCGAACCCACGAAAGTGCCGCTTCGGGGAAAAGGAG ACGCCTCCGAGACGGGGATTGGGGCGGTCCTCTCGCAGGGTGAAGGAGAGGAAGAACACCCGGTGGTGTACATCAGTCGCAAGCTCTTCCCACGGGAGCGTCGCTACTCGAccattgagaaggaggcccttGCGGTAA